A section of the Mastomys coucha isolate ucsf_1 unplaced genomic scaffold, UCSF_Mcou_1 pScaffold15, whole genome shotgun sequence genome encodes:
- the LOC116092310 gene encoding olfactory receptor 4F3/4F16/4F29-like gives MKRVNYSVTSEFVFLGLTNSWDIQLLLFLVSSMLYVASMMGNCLIIFTVASDPHLHSPMYFLLSNLSFIDVGISSATSPKMIYDLFKKHKVISFRGCIIQIFFIHAIGGVEMVLLIAMAFDRYVAICKPLHYLTMMNPQMCIFFLITAWVVGLVHSVIQLVFIVNLPLCGQLLDSFYCDLPQFIKLACMDTYRLELLVSISSGFMSVGSFFILIISYIVIIFTVLKHSSSGSYKALSTLSAHVTVVVLFFGPAIFFYTWPSSSTHLDKFLALFDAVVTPFLNPVIYTLRNQEMKMAMRRVFRHLVGYRQIS, from the coding sequence ATGAAGAGAGTGAATTATTCTGTGACATCAGAGTTTGTGTTCCTGGGACTCACAAACTCCTGGGATATCCAACTGCTGCTCTTTCTGGTATCTTCAATGTTGTATGTGGCAAGCATGATGGGAAACTGTCTCATAATTTTCACTGTGGCTTCTGATCCTCACCTACATTCCCCTATGTACTTTCTTCTATCCAACCTCTCCTTCATTGATGTAGGTATTTCTTCTGCCACTTCACCCAAGATGATTTATGACTTATTCAAAAAGCACAAAGTCATCTCCTTTAGAGGTTGTATTATTCAAATCTTCTTCATCCATGCAATTGGGGGTGTGGAGATGGTGCTGCTCATAGCCATGGCCTTTGATAGATATGTGGCCATATGTAAGCCTCTTCATTATTTGACTATGATGAACCCCCAGATGTGcatcttctttttaattactGCCTGGGTAGTTGGTCTTGTGCACTCTGTAATACAACTGGTTTTTATAGTAAATTTACCTCTCTGTGGACAGCTATTGGACAGCTTCTACTGTGACCTTCCTCAGTTCATCAAACTTGCTTGCATGGACACATATAGACTAGAATTACTGGTCTCAATCAGTAGTGGATTCATGTCTGTGGGTTCCTTCTTCATACTGATCATTTCCTATATTGTCATCATTTTTACTGTTCTAAAACACTCTTCAAGTGGTTCCTACAAAGCTCTGTCTACACTTTCAGCTCATGTGACTGTAGTGGTCTTATTCTTTGGTCCTGCCATATTTTTCTATACATGGCCTTCTTCCTCTACACACCTGGATAAGTTTCTGGCCCTATTTGATGCAGTTGTTACTCCTTTTTTGAACCCTGTGATCTACACATTGAGGAATCAAGAAATGAAAATGGCAATGAGGAGAGTATTCAGACATCTAGTGGGCTATAGACAAATCTCTTGA
- the LOC116092308 gene encoding olfactory receptor 4F15-like — protein MDKVNHSVVSEFVFLGLSNRWGIQLLLFLFSSMFYIASLMGNLLIVFSVTADSNLHSPMYFLLANLSFLDLGVCSIAAPKMIYDLFRKHKAISFGGCITQIFFIHAIGGTEMVLLIAMAFDRYIAICKPLHYLTIMRPQICILILAVSWILGLIHSVAQLAFVVDLPFCGPNILDSFYCDLPQLIKLACTETNKLVFMVTANSGLISVGSFFILIISYIFILVTVRKHSSGGISKALSTLSAHVTVVVLFFGPLIFFYTWPFPSSHLDKFLAIFDAVLTPFLNPVIYTFRNKEMKAAMRKLCSHLVNYRKAS, from the coding sequence aTGGATAAAGTCAATCACTCTGTTGTGTCTGAGTTTGTGTTTTTGGGACTCTCCAATAGATGGGGAATCCAGttgcttcttttcctcttttcttccatgtTCTATATAGCAAGTCTGATGGGAAACCTCCTCATTGTGTTCTCTGTGACTGCTGACTCCAACCTGCATTCCCCCATGTACTTCCTGCTGGCCAATCTCTCATTTCTTGACCTTGGAGTTTGCTCTATTGCAGCACCCAAGATGATTTATGACCTTTTTAGAAAGCACAAAGCCATCTCATTTGGAGGTTGTATAACCCAGATCTTCTTTATCCATGCTATTGGGGGCACAGAAATGGTGCTTCTCATAGCCATGGCCTTTGACAGATATATAGCCATATGCAAACCTCTTCACTACTTGACCATCATGAGACCAcaaatatgcattttaattttgGCAGTATCCTGGATCCTTGGACTTATTCACTCAGTGGCCCAGTTGGCTTTTGTTGTAGATTTGCCCTTCTGTGGACCTAATATATTGGACAGCTTTTACTGCGATCTTCCTCAGCTTATTAAACTTGCTTGCACAGAGACTAATAAATTGGTGTTTATGGTCACAGCCAACAGTGGACTCATCTCTGTGGGTTCTTTCTTCATACTGATCATTTCTTATATCTTCATTTTGGTGACTGTTAGGAAACACTCTTCAGGTGGCATATCCAAGGCCCTCTCTACCTTGTCAGCTCATGTGACTGTGGTGGTTTTGTTCTTTGGACCATTAATCTTCTTCTACACCTGGCCTTTCCCTTCATCACACTTAGACAAATTTCTTGCCATTTTTGATGCAGTCCTCACCCCTTTTCTGAATCCAGTTATCTACACATTCAGGAACAAGGAGATGAAGGCAGCAATGAGAAAACTCTGCTCCCATCTTGTGAATTACAGGAAGGCATCCTAA
- the LOC116092309 gene encoding olfactory receptor 4F15-like, with the protein MEGMNQSEVSEFVFLGLTNSWDIQLFLFVFSSVFYVASMMGNSLIVFTVVSDSHLHSPMYFLLANLSFIDLGISSVTSPKMICDLFKKHKVISFRGCVTQIFFIHVIGGVEMVLLIAMAFDRYVAICKPLHYLTIMSPRMCILFSVASWVVGLMHSLVQLVFVVNLPFCGPNVLDSFYCDFPRFIKLACTDTYKLELLVSINSGFMSVGSFFILIISYIVIIFTVQKHSSSGSSKALSTLSAHVTVVVLFFGPVIFFYTWPSSYTHLDKFLAIFDAIVTPFLNPVIYTLRNQEMKIAMVRVFSKLMGYRQILKHLNFE; encoded by the coding sequence ATGGAAGGCATGAATCAATCTGAGGTGTCAGAGTTTGTGTTCCTGGGACTCACCAACTCTTGGGATATCCAACTATTCCTTTTTGTGTTCTCCTCCGTATTTTATGTGGCAagcatgatgggaaactcacTAATTGTGTTCACTGTGGTTTCAGACTCTCACTTACACTCTCCTATGTACTTTTTGTTGGCTAACCTCTCTTTCATTGACTTGGGTATTTCTTCTGTTACTTCTCCCAAGATGATTTGTGACCTGTTCAAAAAGCATAAAGTCATCTCTTTTAGAGGTTGTGTTACTCAAATCTTCTTCATCCATGTCATTGGTGGTGTGGAGATGGTTTTACTCATAGCCATGGCCTTTGACAGATATGTGGCCATATGTAAGCCTCTCCATTACCTGACCATTATGAGCCCAAGGATGTGCATCTTGTTTTCAGTGGCCTCCTGGGTAGTTGGACTTATGCATTCTCTGGTTCAACTGGTCTTTGTAGTAAACTTGCCATTCTGTGGACCAAATGTATTGGACAGCTTCTACTGTGACTTTCCCCGTTTCATCAAACTTGCTTGCACAGATACATACAAACTGGAATTACTGGTCTCAATCAATAGTGGATTCATGTCTGTGGGATCCTTCTTCATACTGATTATTTCCTATATTGTCATCATTTTTACTGTTCAGAAACACTCTTCAAGTGGTTCCTCCAAGGCTCTGTCTACACTTTCAGCTCATGTTACTGTGGTGGTTTTATTCTTTGGTCCTGTGATATTTTTCTATACGTGGCCTTCTTCTTACACACACCTGGATAAGTTTCTGGCTATATTTGATGCAATTGTCACTCCCTTTCTGAACCCAGTGATTTATACATTGAGGAATCAAGAAATGAAAATAGCAATGGTAAGAGTATTCAGCAAACTAATGGGTTATAGGCAAATTCTTAAACACTTGAACTTTGAATAG